The Cherax quadricarinatus isolate ZL_2023a chromosome 66, ASM3850222v1, whole genome shotgun sequence genome window below encodes:
- the Orc6 gene encoding origin recognition complex subunit 6 gives MECMVLHSLAGKLGLTSAATLRKAEELIRLLAVQGGSRLSLSMSCKAVICLEMAAALTGASVDKNLVIKLSGLKRPQYVGKSQTVSRLLNVSPTVSVADLCVTHSATAATDLARRVLTQYEASMSGNQGVDVSLPVYQTAAVLASCKVMKIKVDQRRLFESSCSKRAMYQRLVEVMTKIAQEIHKLKAGKGENKRTRTLMDLVEENFRECSPEKRVKEKSSDDEEEKDKEAEFEAWKKKILEAAAAAAE, from the exons ATGGAATGTATGGTGCTACACAGCCTGGCTGGGAAGCTGGGTCTCACCTCTGCTGCTACTCTCAG GAAAGCGGAAGAATTAATACGCCTGCTGGCAGTACAAGGAGGTTCGAGATTGTCCCTCAGTATGTCTTGCAAAGCAGTCATATGTCTGGAGATGGCTGCAGCACTCACAGGAGCCTCTGTTGACAAG AACCTGGTGATAAAACTCTCAGGGTTGAAGCGTCCACAGTATGTGGGAAAGAGCCAGACAGTGAGCCGCTTGCTCAATGTTTCACCCACTGTTAGTGTTGCTGACCTCTGTGTCACTCACTCTGCCACAGCTGCTACTGATTTAGCACGCCGCGTTCTCACACA ATACGAGGCGAGCATGAGTGGGAACCAAGGTGTGGATGTGAGCCTTCCTGTGTACCAGACTGCTGCTGTCCTTGCTTCCTGCAA GGTGATGAAAATTAAGGTGGATCAGCGGCGCTTGTTTGAGTCTAGCTGCAGCAAAAGGGCGATGTACCAACGCTTGGTGGAAGTCATGACTAAGATAGCCCAAGAAATTCACAAACTCAAG GCAGGGAAAGGTGAAAACAAGCGTACCAGGACACTCATGGATTTGGTGGAAGAGAACTTCAGAGAATGTTCACCAGAAAAACGTGTTAAAGAGAAgagcagcgatgatgaggaagaaaAGGATAAGGAAGCAGAGTTTGAAGCTTGGAAGAAGAAGATtttagaggcagcagcagcagcagctgagtag